Proteins encoded in a region of the Larimichthys crocea isolate SSNF chromosome XVI, L_crocea_2.0, whole genome shotgun sequence genome:
- the si:dkey-21c1.4 gene encoding mucin-17 isoform X1, translating into MSSEVCPFCGKTYKRLKSHLPHCKAAASSETPPTKRDVTANQTSSPPLAAALSEPTAKGVKSSKTLSKTDTKKGKKVSPATPLQNAATSSSSQTLSPSGSLPPSTKKKKPKLSEQIKTATMPLISTQSPISNPKKKSLRALIEAAKSKQVSQGSLEGTRSTSEDLPSGLTPFVADPLSSRTAAQTEIKTNLDKNLVKDNAHPVFVPTDTKPKGAVKMKVPKTKKAAQTLSTAKDTSSPLASELNNTSPCLKEDFLVDDHMEIEDISLNKSFLTSEGGHQTRITLQDVKATLGRAKTRPSILNQIQTTHDLSSKIRPGTHLGLVSLPTGNQDVDSCLVKTKSLSKQPPSSSSQHAELGSVKRKSSKSLIPLRHDGSPQPELTSLATPVISGHLLSQVSQAQSLPHTVSMNEGLKVGHHMTRLPQISPSLHQLSSTNLFLLAPQTLPARVETLRADDGVRMENSQLVIMKQNSAEDGTKGVLTRRSLGQVRLKELPEWLACKTPTHPRDVVEMVQRGWQWYYKKYIDVKKGGVGGLSMLVAGYCVLGYIWSYPHIKRDRWRKHH; encoded by the exons ATGAGCTCTG AGGTGTGCCCATTCTGCGGGAAAACTTACAAAAGGTTAAAGAGTCACCTGCCACATTGCAAAGCAGCAGCGAGCTCCGAAACGCCTCCGACCAAACGTGATGTCACAGCGAATCAGACATCATCTCCTCCGCTGGCCGCAGCATTGTCCGAGCCGACGGCGAAAGGGGTAAAGTCCTCAAAGACGCtgtcaaagacagacacaaagaaggGTAAAAAAGTGTCTCCAGCAACACCTTTACAGAATGCAGCTACGTCATCTTCATCACAGACTTTGTCCCCAAGTGGATCACTTCCACCATCaaccaagaaaaagaaaccgAAGCTGTCTGAACAAATCAAGACAGCCACCATGCCTCTAATCTCCACCCAGTCTCCCATCTCTAATCCCAAAAAGAAGAGTCTGCGTGCTTTGATAGAAGCTGCAAAGTCCAAACAGGTTTCTCAGGGATCGCTGGAGGGAACAAGATCCACTTCAGAGGACCTGCCTTCAGGTTTAACTCCATTTGTGGCAGATCCTCTAAGCTCCAGAACCGCAGCACAAACAGAGATTAAAACTAATCTAGACAAAAACTTGGTAAAAGACAACGCCCATCCTGTCTTTGTGCCCACGGATACCAAACCCAAAGGTGCCGTTAAAATGAAAGTGCCAAAGACGAAGAAGGCGGCACAAACCCTTTCCACAGCCAAAGACACCTCTAGCCCTCTGGCGTCTGAATTAAATAACACAAGTCCCTGTTTAAAAGAGGACTTCTTGGTGGATGACCACATGGAAATTGAGGATATATCTCTGAATAAGTCGTTCTTGACATCAGAAGGTGGTCACCAGACTAGGATTACCCTCCAGGATGTCAAAGCCACGTTAGGCCGGGCTAAAACCAGGCCAAGCATCCTAAACCAGATTCAAACTACTCACGATCTAAGCAGCAAAATCAGACCCGGTACTCATCTCGGTCTAGTTTCACTCCCAACAGGGAATCAAGACGTTGATAGCTGCTTGGTGAAAACTAAATCTCTGTCAAAGCAGCCGCCCAGCAGCAGTTCACAACATGCAGAGCTAGGATCAGTTAAGAGAAAAAGTTCTAAGTCTTTAATCCCCCTACGACATGACGGCTCCCCTCAGCCTGAACTAACTTCCCTAGCGACTCCCGTCATTTCTGGCCATCTATTGTCCCAGGTGAGCCAAGCCCAGTCCCTTCCACATACAGTCAGCATGAATGAGGGGCTGAAGGTGGGCCATCACATGACAAGACTACCCCAGATATCACCGTCACTCCACCAGCTTTCCAGCACCAACCTTTTCCTTCTTGCACCGCAAACTCTGCCAGCGAGGGTGGAGACGCTGAGAGCTGACGATGGGGTGAGGATGGAGAACTCGCAGCTCGTGATCATGAAACAAAATTCTGCTGAAGATGGAACTAAAG GCGTTCTGACACGGAGGAGTCTCGGACAGGTGAGACTGAAGGAGTTACCCGAGTGGCTGGCCTGCAAAACTCCCACCCATCCGAGAGATGTCGTGGAAATGGTGCAAAGAG GCTGGCAGTGGTATTACAAGAAGTATATTGATGTGAAGAAAGGAGGCGTGGGTGGACTGAGCATGTTGGTAGCAGGATACTGTGTGCTCGGCTACATCTGGAGTTACCCTCATATAA agcGTGATCGCTGGAGGAAACACCACTGA
- the si:dkey-21c1.4 gene encoding uncharacterized protein si:dkey-21c1.4 isoform X2: MPLISTQSPISNPKKKSLRALIEAAKSKQVSQGSLEGTRSTSEDLPSGLTPFVADPLSSRTAAQTEIKTNLDKNLVKDNAHPVFVPTDTKPKGAVKMKVPKTKKAAQTLSTAKDTSSPLASELNNTSPCLKEDFLVDDHMEIEDISLNKSFLTSEGGHQTRITLQDVKATLGRAKTRPSILNQIQTTHDLSSKIRPGTHLGLVSLPTGNQDVDSCLVKTKSLSKQPPSSSSQHAELGSVKRKSSKSLIPLRHDGSPQPELTSLATPVISGHLLSQVSQAQSLPHTVSMNEGLKVGHHMTRLPQISPSLHQLSSTNLFLLAPQTLPARVETLRADDGVRMENSQLVIMKQNSAEDGTKGVLTRRSLGQVRLKELPEWLACKTPTHPRDVVEMVQRGWQWYYKKYIDVKKGGVGGLSMLVAGYCVLGYIWSYPHIKRDRWRKHH; encoded by the exons ATGCCTCTAATCTCCACCCAGTCTCCCATCTCTAATCCCAAAAAGAAGAGTCTGCGTGCTTTGATAGAAGCTGCAAAGTCCAAACAGGTTTCTCAGGGATCGCTGGAGGGAACAAGATCCACTTCAGAGGACCTGCCTTCAGGTTTAACTCCATTTGTGGCAGATCCTCTAAGCTCCAGAACCGCAGCACAAACAGAGATTAAAACTAATCTAGACAAAAACTTGGTAAAAGACAACGCCCATCCTGTCTTTGTGCCCACGGATACCAAACCCAAAGGTGCCGTTAAAATGAAAGTGCCAAAGACGAAGAAGGCGGCACAAACCCTTTCCACAGCCAAAGACACCTCTAGCCCTCTGGCGTCTGAATTAAATAACACAAGTCCCTGTTTAAAAGAGGACTTCTTGGTGGATGACCACATGGAAATTGAGGATATATCTCTGAATAAGTCGTTCTTGACATCAGAAGGTGGTCACCAGACTAGGATTACCCTCCAGGATGTCAAAGCCACGTTAGGCCGGGCTAAAACCAGGCCAAGCATCCTAAACCAGATTCAAACTACTCACGATCTAAGCAGCAAAATCAGACCCGGTACTCATCTCGGTCTAGTTTCACTCCCAACAGGGAATCAAGACGTTGATAGCTGCTTGGTGAAAACTAAATCTCTGTCAAAGCAGCCGCCCAGCAGCAGTTCACAACATGCAGAGCTAGGATCAGTTAAGAGAAAAAGTTCTAAGTCTTTAATCCCCCTACGACATGACGGCTCCCCTCAGCCTGAACTAACTTCCCTAGCGACTCCCGTCATTTCTGGCCATCTATTGTCCCAGGTGAGCCAAGCCCAGTCCCTTCCACATACAGTCAGCATGAATGAGGGGCTGAAGGTGGGCCATCACATGACAAGACTACCCCAGATATCACCGTCACTCCACCAGCTTTCCAGCACCAACCTTTTCCTTCTTGCACCGCAAACTCTGCCAGCGAGGGTGGAGACGCTGAGAGCTGACGATGGGGTGAGGATGGAGAACTCGCAGCTCGTGATCATGAAACAAAATTCTGCTGAAGATGGAACTAAAG GCGTTCTGACACGGAGGAGTCTCGGACAGGTGAGACTGAAGGAGTTACCCGAGTGGCTGGCCTGCAAAACTCCCACCCATCCGAGAGATGTCGTGGAAATGGTGCAAAGAG GCTGGCAGTGGTATTACAAGAAGTATATTGATGTGAAGAAAGGAGGCGTGGGTGGACTGAGCATGTTGGTAGCAGGATACTGTGTGCTCGGCTACATCTGGAGTTACCCTCATATAA agcGTGATCGCTGGAGGAAACACCACTGA